In Mustela lutreola isolate mMusLut2 chromosome 1, mMusLut2.pri, whole genome shotgun sequence, one genomic interval encodes:
- the ZP1 gene encoding zona pellucida sperm-binding protein 1, translating into MAGISARLRDGCVALLLVAALGLTQRPHPKPGPSGLWHGYDCGVKGMQLWAFPGPGQTIRFKVVDEFGNQFEVNNCSACYHWVTTKPPGHAVFSAGYKGCHVLEKDGRSHLKVIIEAVLPNGQVEATGDVTLICPKPAHTWTPDPHLAPHTGFSRPIPQAWSLRPNPEHSFVHVTPALPSLGPGPTSHATQAPPQGGTLRPWGVDEPPYSGAPLTPELCQVPSRAISCGVGRSSKEACQQAGCCYDNSRAIPCYYGNTATVQCFRNGHFVLVVSQETALAHGITLANLHMAYAPTGCSPTQETGSFVVFRFPLSRCGTTAQVAGNQLIYENQLVSDIEARTGPQGSITRDGTFRLHMRCIFNASDFLPLQASIFPPPSPAPVTQSGPLHLQLRIAKDETFRSFYEEGDYPLVRLLREPVPVEVRLLHRTDPGLVLLLHQCWATPGASPFQQPQWPILSEGCPFDGDSYRTQLVALDGAELSFPSHYRRFTVATFALLHPGSQRALRGWVYFFCSASACSPSGLETCPTMCSSGPSRQRRSSAARSTAAGPQNLVSSPGPVGFEDSYRQEPALGPTGSPRNVNQRPLLWVVLLLAAVALVLGVGVFVGLHQAKHGSSRKATEGEGAQ; encoded by the exons ATGGCAGGGATCTCGGCCAGGCTCCGGGACGGTTGCGTGGCGCTGCTGCTGGTGGCTGCTCTGGGGCTGACGCAGCGGCCACACCCCAAACCTGGTCCCTCAGGCCTGTGGCACGGCTATGACTGTGGGGTCAAGGGCATGCAGCTATGGGCCTTCCCGGGGCCAGGCCAGACAATCCGCTTCAAGGTGGTAG ATGAATTTGGGAACCAATTTGAGGTAAACAACTGCTCTGCCTGCTACCACTGGGTCACCACCAAGCCCCCGGGACACGCGGTCTTCTCTGCTGGTTACAAAGGCTGCCACGTGCTGGAGAAG GACGGGCGCTCCCACCTGAAGGTGATCATCGAAGCCGTGCTGCCCAATGGTCAAGTTGAGGCAACAGGAGATGTCACTCTGATTTGTCCTAAACCTGCCCACACCTGGACTCCGGACCCACACCTGGCACCACACACAGGCTTCTCCCGCCCCATCCCCCAGGCCTGGTCCCTCCGCCCCAACCCAGAGCACAGCTTCGTCCATGTGACCCCTGCCTTGCCGTCCCTCGGACCTGGACCCACCTCCCAtgccacccaggccccaccccaggggGGCACCCTGAGACCCTGGGGGGTTGACGAGCCACCATACTCAG GTGCACCTCTGACTCCAGAGCTGTGCCAGGTGCCCTCAAGGGCCATCTCCTGTGGAGTGGGAAGAAGCTCGAAGGAAGCCTGCCAGCAGGCTGGCTGCTGCTATGACAACAGCAGAGCGATTCCCTGTTACTATGGCAACACAG CAACTGTCCAGTGCTTCAGAAATGGCCACTTTGTCCTGGTGGTGTCCCAAGAAACTGCCTTGGCGCACGGGATCACGCTGGCCAACCTCCACATGGCCTATGCCCCCACCGGCTGCTCCCCCACCCAGGAGACCGGGTCCTTCGTGGTCttccgcttccccctctcccgcTGTGGGACCACAGCCCAG GTGGCTGGGAACCAGCTCATCTATGAGAATCAGCTGGTGTCTGACATCGAGGCTCGGACGGGGCCACAGGGCTCCATCACAAGGGACGGCACCTTCCG GCTCCACATGCGCTGCATCTTCAACGCCAGTGACTTCCTGCCGCTCCAGGCATCCATCTTCCCGCCACCCTCTCCAGCCCCTGTGACCCAGTCCGGGCCCCTGCATCTCCAGCTTCGGATCGCCAAAG ATGAGACTTTCCGCTCCTTCTACGAGGAAGGGGACTACCCCCTCGTGAGGCTGCTGCGTGAGCCTGTCCCAGTGGAGGTCCGGCTCCTGCACAGGACAGACCCCGGTCTGGTCCTGCTGCTGCACCAGTGCTGGGCCACTCCCGGGGCCAGCCCCTTCCAGCAGCCTCAGTGGCCCATTCTGTCCGAAGG GTGTCCTTTTGATGGTGACAGCTACAGGACCCAACTGGTAGCCTTGGACGGGGCAGAGCTTTCCTTCCCATCCCACTACCGGCGCTTCACCGTGGCCACCTTCGCCCTCCTGCACCCTGGCTCCCAGAGGGCCCTCAGGGGATGG GTTTACTTCTTCTGCAGTGCCTCTGCCTGTTCCCCTTCGGGGCTGGAGACCTGCCCCACTATGTGCAGCTCTGGGCCCTCGA GACAGCGACGATCCTCTGCTGCCCGCAGCACTGCTGCTGGGCCCCAGAACCTTGTGAGCTCTCCAGGGCCCGTGGGCTTTGAGGATTCTTACAGGCAGGAGCCTGCGCTGGGGCCCACAG GCTCCCCCAGGAACGTCAACCAGAGGCCTCTCCTCTGGGTGGTCCTTCTGCTGGCGGCTGTTGCCCTGGTCCTAGGGGTCGGTGTTTTCGTGGGCCTGCACCAAGCCAAGCACGGAAGCTCCAGGAAGGCCACAGAGGGCGAAGGGGCTCAATAA
- the PRPF19 gene encoding pre-mRNA-processing factor 19 codes for MSLICSISNEVPEHPCVSPVSNHVYERRLIEKYIAENGTDPINNQPLSEEQLIDIKVAHPIRPKPPSATSIPAILKALQDEWDAVMLHSFTLRQQLQTTRQELSHALYQHDAACRVIARLTKEVTAAREALATLKPQAGLIVPQAVPSSQPSVAGAGEPMDLGELVGMTPEIIQKLQDKATVLTTERKKRGKTVPEELVKPEELSKYRQVASHVGLHSASIPGILALDLCPADTNKILTGGADKNVVVFDKSSEQILATLKGHTKKVTSVVFHPSQELVFSASPDATIRIWSVPNASCVQVVRAHESAVTGLSLHATGDYLLSSSDDQYWAFSDIQTGRVLTKVTDETSGCSLTCAQFHPDGLIFGTGTMDSQIKIWDLKERTNVANFPGHSGPITSIAFSENGYYLATAADDSSVKLWDLRKLKNFKTLQLDNNFEVKSLIFDQSGTYLALGGTDVQIYICKQWTEILHFTEHSGLTTGVAFGHHAKFIASTGMDRSLKFYSL; via the exons TCTCCAATGAAGTGCCAGAGCACCCGTGCGTGTCCCCCGTCTCTAATCATGTTTACGAGCGGCGGCTCATTGAGAAGTATATTGCAGAGAACGGCACAGACCCCATCAACAACCAGCCTCTGTCTGAGGAGCAGCTCATCGACATCAAAG TTGCTCACCCAATCCGGCCCAAACCTCCCTCTGCTACCAGCATCCCAGCCATTCTGAAAGCCTTGCAGGACGAGTGG GACGCAGTCATGCTGCACAGCTTCACTCTGCGCCAGCAGCTGCAGACAACCCGCCAGGAGCTGTCCCACGCTCTGTACCAGCACGATGCTGCCTGCCGTGTCATAGCCCGTCTCACCAAGGAAGTTACAGCTGCCCGAGAAG CTCTGGCCACCCTGAAGCCTCAGGCCGGTCTCATCGTGCCTCAGGCTGTGCCAAGCTCACAGCCGAGTGTCGCG GGTGCAGGCGAGCCGATGGATTTGGGCGAGTTGGTGGGAATGACCCCCGAGATTATCCAGAAG CTTCAAGACAAGGCCACTGTGCTCACCACGGAGCGTAAGAAG AGAGGGAAGACGGTGCCAGAGGAGCTGGTGAAGCCGGAGGAGCTGAGCAAATACCGGCAGGTGGCCTCGCACGTG GGCTTGCACAGTGCCAGCATTCCTGGGATCCTGGCCCTGGACCTCTGCCCTGCCGACACAAACAAGATCCTTACTG GTGGGGCGGATAAAAATGTTGTCGTCTTCGACAAGAGTTCTGAGCAAATCTTGGCCACCCTCAAAGGCCATACCAAGAAAGTCACCAGTGTGGTGTTTCATCCTTCCCAG gAGCTGGTCTTTTCTGCCTCTCCAGATGCTACTATCAGGATTTGGTCGGTCCCGAATGCCTCTTGTGTGCAGGTTGTTCGGGCGCACGAGAGCGCTGTGACAGGCCTCAGCCTTCATGCCACTGGGGACTATCTCCTGAGCTCCTCTGATGACCAG TACTGGGCTTTCTCTGACATCCAGACAGGGCGTGTGCTCACCAAGGTGACAGATGAGACCTCTGGCTGCT ctctCACCTGTGCGCAGTTCCACCCCGATGGACTCATTTTTGGGACAGGCACCATGGACTCGCAGATCAAGATCTGGGATTTGAAG GAGCGCACTAACGTGGCCAACTTCCCCGGCCACTCGGGCCCCATCACCAGCATTGCCTTCTCGGAGAATGGCTACTACCTCGCCACAGCGGCCGATGATTCCTCTGTCAAGCTCTGGGATCTGCGCAAGCTTAAAAACTTCAAGACGCTGCAGCTGGATAACAACTTCGAG GTGAAGTCGTTGATCTTTGACCAGAGCGGCACCTACTTGGCGCTCGGGGGCACGGATGTCCAGATCTACATCTGCAAACAGTGGACAGAGATTCTTCATTTCACAG AGCATAGCGGCCTGACCACAGGCGTGGCGTTTGGGCACCACGCCAAGTTCATCGCTTCAACGGGCATGGACAGGAGCCTCAAGTTCTACAGTCTGTAG